A region of Beijerinckia sp. 28-YEA-48 DNA encodes the following proteins:
- the prmB gene encoding 50S ribosomal protein L3 N(5)-glutamine methyltransferase: MTADKDAADGLLTLRDFLRYAITRFESAGLAYGHGTANALDEAAFIILEALHLPIDNLEPFLDARLLPQERHRLADLIETRIATRKPASYLLNKAYIRGVPFYVDERVIVPRSFIGDLLFSGLFGGGDGALVNDPDDIGSVLDLCTGSGCLAILAAQAFPNAQIDAVDLSPDAIEVARRNVKEAKLESRIELFHGDLFTPLGKRRYDLILTNPPYVDAQAMALLPPEYGHEPRMALAGGPDGLDIVRDILREAPQRLHDGGGLLCEIGTGREVLDAEFPELPLMWLDTENSDGEVFWIAAADFSC, encoded by the coding sequence ATGACCGCCGATAAAGACGCCGCCGACGGCCTGCTCACGCTGCGCGATTTCCTGCGCTATGCCATCACGCGCTTCGAGAGTGCCGGGCTGGCCTATGGCCATGGCACGGCCAATGCGCTCGATGAAGCAGCCTTCATCATTCTCGAGGCGCTGCATCTGCCGATCGACAATCTCGAGCCGTTTCTGGACGCGCGACTGCTGCCGCAGGAGCGCCATCGCCTCGCCGATCTGATCGAGACGCGCATTGCGACGCGCAAGCCCGCATCCTATCTGCTCAACAAGGCCTATATTCGTGGCGTGCCTTTCTATGTCGACGAACGGGTGATCGTGCCGCGCTCCTTCATCGGCGATCTCCTGTTTTCCGGGCTGTTTGGCGGCGGCGATGGGGCCCTGGTGAACGACCCTGACGACATCGGCAGCGTGCTTGATCTGTGCACGGGATCAGGCTGTCTTGCCATCCTGGCCGCGCAGGCTTTCCCCAATGCGCAGATCGATGCCGTCGATCTTTCGCCAGATGCCATCGAAGTGGCACGGCGCAACGTCAAGGAAGCGAAGCTCGAGTCGCGCATCGAACTGTTCCACGGCGATCTCTTCACGCCGCTGGGCAAGCGTCGCTACGATCTCATCCTGACCAATCCGCCCTATGTCGATGCGCAGGCCATGGCGCTGTTGCCGCCGGAATATGGACATGAGCCGAGAATGGCGCTCGCCGGGGGGCCGGACGGGCTCGACATCGTGCGCGATATTCTGCGCGAGGCGCCGCAGCGCTTGCACGATGGCGGTGGGCTGTTGTGTGAGATCGGCACCGGCCGCGAGGTCCTCGACGCTGAATTCCCGGAACTGCCGTTGATGTGGCTCGACACCGAGAACAGCGACGGCGAAGTGTTCTGGATCGCCGCCGCCGATTTCAGCTGTTAG
- a CDS encoding FecR domain-containing protein, with product MGVLRSALHRPQQRRYMLAIASALIATAIAQDASAQTLIGGATVIQNDVRGDILGRRSKLNVGDRIFQDQNVQTADDSLAKFVFLDLTNMSLGPQSQVKLDKFVYDGDGKAKSVSVTALKGAFRFISGQSQHDAYQVVTPQAVIGVRGTTYDVQVEGLRTIVVLQEGEVNVCVRNTANCRTLNEPGTSVTVTQNNIEGPTPAANKPWDFGSLCAPGADLCAHTTQLASLTPLPPPPPPASARPPRRHAQAPAPRLRQVEAPPPRVRRPVRVARPAIYDDYPPPYYGPGPVYMPPVYGGGYYGPRPGRYPRPGMGRPPYGGGYPGRPPGMGGGRGPGGPVIGYPGRGGMGGGGPVLRSPGRGGGGSILR from the coding sequence ATGGGTGTTCTTCGTTCCGCCCTCCATCGCCCACAGCAGCGGCGATACATGCTGGCCATCGCCAGCGCCCTGATCGCGACAGCCATCGCGCAAGACGCGTCCGCGCAGACCTTGATCGGTGGCGCGACCGTCATCCAAAACGACGTGCGCGGCGATATCCTTGGCCGCCGCTCGAAGTTGAACGTCGGCGATCGCATCTTCCAAGATCAGAACGTCCAGACCGCCGACGACAGCCTAGCGAAATTCGTTTTCCTCGATCTCACCAATATGTCGCTGGGGCCGCAGAGCCAGGTGAAGCTCGACAAGTTCGTCTATGACGGCGACGGCAAGGCCAAGTCGGTTTCGGTGACAGCGCTGAAGGGCGCCTTCCGTTTCATCTCTGGCCAGTCGCAGCATGACGCCTATCAGGTCGTCACGCCGCAGGCGGTGATAGGCGTGCGCGGCACCACCTACGACGTCCAGGTGGAAGGCTTGCGCACCATCGTCGTGCTGCAAGAGGGCGAGGTGAACGTCTGCGTGCGCAACACCGCCAACTGTCGGACCCTGAACGAGCCCGGCACGTCGGTGACCGTGACGCAGAACAATATCGAAGGACCGACCCCCGCCGCCAACAAGCCGTGGGACTTCGGCTCGCTGTGCGCGCCAGGCGCCGATCTCTGCGCCCACACCACACAGCTCGCATCGTTGACTCCGCTGCCGCCGCCCCCGCCGCCAGCCTCGGCACGCCCGCCGCGACGGCACGCGCAGGCGCCCGCACCCAGACTCCGTCAGGTCGAAGCGCCACCGCCACGTGTGCGCCGGCCGGTGCGCGTCGCGCGTCCCGCCATCTATGATGACTACCCGCCGCCCTATTACGGCCCGGGCCCAGTTTATATGCCGCCGGTCTATGGCGGCGGCTATTACGGGCCACGTCCCGGCCGTTATCCGCGCCCCGGCATGGGTCGACCGCCCTACGGCGGTGGCTATCCCGGCCGGCCGCCGGGCATGGGTGGCGGACGCGGTCCTGGTGGACCGGTCATCGGCTACCCCGGCCGTGGTGGCATGGGCGGTGGTGGACCGGTCCTGCGTTCGCCCGGCCGTGGCGGCGGAGGTTCTATTCTCCGCTAG
- a CDS encoding fumarylacetoacetate hydrolase family protein: MRICRFDADRLGIVIGNKVHDVSVAQDEIRKSARYDMMGDAVIAALPQWRERLEVLAKATPGKPISEVKLLPPVARFSKVMAAPTNYHDHINEMAARQGMAVEAHRGIQAAGIFLKANSSVVGPSGVISLRFPERLNEHELEVVMIIGKAGTNISMDKALDHVAGYCMGLDMTVRGKEDRSFRKSVDGYSPIGPWMVTADEISDPDNLDIELTVNGVTKQKSNTKHLIYNCRKLIEFASSYYTLQPGDLFFTGTPAGVSPVQPGDWISAASPKLGELRIQAVAQA, translated from the coding sequence ATGCGAATCTGCCGTTTTGACGCGGACAGGCTGGGCATTGTCATCGGCAACAAAGTCCATGACGTGAGCGTGGCGCAAGACGAAATCCGCAAATCGGCGCGCTACGACATGATGGGCGACGCGGTGATTGCGGCGCTGCCACAATGGCGGGAGCGGCTGGAGGTCCTGGCTAAAGCGACCCCGGGCAAGCCGATTTCAGAGGTCAAACTGCTGCCGCCGGTGGCGCGTTTCTCCAAGGTGATGGCGGCGCCGACCAATTACCACGACCACATCAACGAAATGGCCGCCCGCCAAGGCATGGCCGTCGAAGCCCATCGGGGCATCCAAGCCGCCGGCATTTTCCTGAAAGCCAACTCGTCCGTCGTCGGCCCTTCCGGCGTCATCTCGCTGCGCTTTCCCGAGCGGCTCAACGAACATGAGCTCGAAGTGGTGATGATCATCGGCAAGGCCGGCACCAATATTTCGATGGACAAGGCACTCGATCATGTCGCTGGCTATTGCATGGGTCTCGACATGACCGTGCGCGGTAAGGAAGACCGCAGCTTCCGCAAATCCGTCGACGGCTATTCGCCGATCGGCCCGTGGATGGTGACGGCAGACGAGATCTCTGATCCCGACAATCTCGACATCGAGCTCACCGTCAACGGCGTGACCAAGCAGAAGTCGAACACTAAACATCTCATCTACAATTGCCGCAAGCTCATCGAATTCGCCTCATCCTATTACACGCTGCAACCGGGCGACCTGTTCTTCACGGGCACACCGGCCGGTGTGTCGCCAGTGCAGCCCGGCGACTGGATCAGCGCCGCAAGCCCCAAGCTCGGCGAATTGCGCATTCAGGCTGTCGCACAGGCCTGA
- a CDS encoding SDR family oxidoreductase — MGRLDGKVGVVTGASSGIGTAIAKGLAAEGMTVMLAARRRDRLEELRKSIESTGGKARICATDVTNEEDVFCLFHAVNNEFARLDLLVNCAGIADHTPTDQLEFARWQEIVATNLSSVFLCSKQALRMMKPQKRGRIINIGSISAKMPRPNAIGYTATKFAIEGLTRSLALDGREFGITASVVHPGATVSELAPNMADRPAEQMAQPEEVASVIVLMASMPDTTNMLDTTILPIGQPFLGRG, encoded by the coding sequence ATGGGTAGGCTGGATGGCAAGGTCGGCGTGGTGACGGGCGCAAGTTCCGGAATCGGCACGGCCATCGCCAAGGGGCTGGCGGCTGAGGGCATGACCGTGATGTTGGCGGCGCGGCGCCGCGATCGTCTTGAGGAATTGCGGAAATCCATTGAATCGACAGGCGGAAAAGCCCGGATTTGCGCCACCGACGTGACCAATGAAGAGGACGTTTTCTGCCTCTTCCACGCAGTCAACAATGAGTTCGCCCGCCTCGATCTGCTGGTCAATTGTGCCGGCATCGCCGACCATACGCCGACCGATCAGCTCGAATTCGCCCGCTGGCAGGAGATCGTCGCGACCAACCTTTCCTCGGTGTTCCTGTGCTCGAAACAGGCGCTGCGGATGATGAAGCCGCAGAAGCGTGGCCGGATCATCAACATAGGTAGTATTTCAGCGAAAATGCCGCGCCCGAACGCCATCGGCTACACGGCGACGAAATTCGCCATCGAGGGCCTGACGCGCTCGCTGGCGCTGGACGGGCGCGAATTCGGCATCACCGCCTCGGTCGTCCATCCCGGCGCCACCGTCTCGGAACTGGCCCCCAATATGGCCGATCGGCCGGCGGAGCAGATGGCCCAGCCGGAAGAGGTGGCCTCGGTCATCGTGTTGATGGCCTCGATGCCCGACACCACCAACATGCTCGACACGACGATCCTGCCGATCGGCCAGCCGTTCCTCGGCCGGGGCTGA
- a CDS encoding xanthine dehydrogenase family protein molybdopterin-binding subunit — MASVAQNGFSVIGQPLQRKEDQRLITGQGRFTDDFNWPHQAIAVMVRSPYPHARIRSIDTTTARTMPGVLGVFTGQDAAADRLGPIPHDPVPKTKFDMKLTGPGGSKIFIGPHALLPADKARHVGEAVAMVVAETDAQAQDAVAAVIVDYEELPFVLDQRDAADGEASVLWDEHGSNVLVDTWFGDKPATEAAFAVADHVVRMDFHIPRVTAVTMEPRAALGAYNAKSNTYELVVGGGGAVRQKNEIAQILGVEPETVRVMTYDVGGNFGAKNRVYVEYGLVLWASRHVGRPVKFTATRSECFTTDYQGRDLVSCVELALRKDGRFLALRCDNISNVGAHCVSLSPLGKGSGLITGSYDIPIATLHARAVFTNTMSTQAYRSSGRPEVNFAIERIIDTAARELGFDRIALRRKNLVRPRAMPYTNAVGATYDSGDYEAQLNLSLQISDWKGFTKRKRDAARRGKLLGQGLGHYVESSIGTPKERAEITVLPEGRVRVVIGTQPSGQGHETSFSQVIADLLRVPVDRIDIVMGDTKIVRLGGGTHSGRSMRHAGTVMSKASGELIGKAKAIFAHTYAVPEASVTFEDGRFGAPATNQSPDFFELAREVAKQKLPVDLRDGLAVVTDNEMHEPVFPNGCASCEVEVDPETGWIDITRYSAVDDVGRCINPLIVHGQTHGGIAQGVGQAMWEWCYLDPTSGQPLAGSFMDYGMPRADNMPSFRTEIAEVLSPTNPLGIKAGGEGGTTPALSVIVNALVDALQDYGVRDIPMPTTPQRIWRLIHEARSTPRKSA, encoded by the coding sequence ATGGCTTCGGTCGCGCAGAACGGTTTCAGCGTTATCGGGCAACCCTTGCAACGCAAGGAAGACCAGCGCCTCATCACCGGCCAAGGCCGTTTCACCGATGACTTCAACTGGCCGCATCAAGCGATCGCGGTCATGGTGCGCTCGCCCTATCCCCACGCACGCATTCGCTCCATCGACACGACAACGGCGCGCACCATGCCGGGTGTGCTCGGCGTCTTCACCGGCCAGGATGCGGCCGCCGACAGGCTCGGCCCGATCCCGCACGATCCCGTGCCCAAAACCAAATTCGATATGAAGCTGACCGGTCCCGGCGGCAGCAAAATTTTCATTGGCCCGCACGCGCTGCTGCCCGCCGACAAGGCGCGCCATGTCGGCGAAGCAGTCGCGATGGTCGTGGCTGAAACCGACGCTCAGGCGCAGGATGCGGTGGCCGCCGTCATCGTCGATTACGAAGAACTGCCGTTCGTGCTTGATCAACGCGACGCCGCCGATGGCGAAGCGTCCGTGTTATGGGACGAGCACGGCAGCAATGTGCTGGTCGATACCTGGTTCGGCGACAAGCCGGCGACGGAAGCTGCCTTTGCCGTCGCCGATCATGTCGTCCGCATGGATTTTCATATCCCGCGCGTTACCGCTGTGACGATGGAGCCTCGCGCCGCGCTTGGCGCCTATAACGCCAAGTCGAACACCTATGAGCTTGTCGTCGGCGGCGGCGGCGCCGTGCGGCAGAAGAACGAAATTGCCCAGATCCTCGGTGTCGAGCCCGAGACCGTGCGGGTGATGACCTATGATGTCGGCGGCAATTTCGGCGCCAAGAACCGCGTCTATGTCGAATATGGTCTGGTGCTCTGGGCCTCGCGCCACGTCGGCCGTCCCGTTAAATTCACCGCCACGCGCAGCGAATGTTTCACCACCGACTATCAGGGTCGCGATCTTGTCTCCTGCGTTGAACTGGCGCTGCGCAAGGACGGACGCTTTCTAGCGCTACGTTGCGACAATATCAGTAACGTCGGCGCCCATTGCGTCTCCCTCTCGCCGCTGGGCAAGGGCTCGGGGCTGATCACCGGCTCCTACGATATTCCAATCGCCACCTTGCACGCGCGCGCCGTGTTCACCAACACGATGTCGACCCAAGCCTATCGCAGCTCCGGGCGGCCGGAAGTCAACTTCGCCATCGAGCGGATCATCGATACGGCGGCGCGCGAACTGGGGTTCGACCGCATCGCCTTGCGGCGCAAGAACCTCGTGCGCCCCCGCGCCATGCCTTACACCAATGCGGTGGGCGCCACCTACGATAGCGGCGACTATGAAGCGCAGCTCAATCTGTCGTTGCAAATTTCCGACTGGAAGGGTTTCACCAAGCGCAAGCGCGATGCGGCGCGGCGCGGCAAGCTGCTTGGCCAAGGGCTCGGCCACTATGTCGAATCCTCGATCGGCACGCCAAAGGAACGGGCCGAAATCACGGTGCTGCCGGAGGGGCGCGTGCGCGTCGTTATCGGCACGCAACCGAGCGGACAGGGACACGAGACCAGTTTCTCGCAAGTCATCGCCGATCTTCTGCGCGTGCCGGTCGATCGCATCGATATCGTCATGGGCGATACCAAGATCGTGCGCCTAGGCGGCGGCACCCATTCGGGCCGTTCCATGCGCCATGCCGGCACGGTGATGTCGAAGGCCTCGGGCGAACTGATCGGCAAAGCCAAAGCGATTTTTGCCCACACCTACGCGGTGCCGGAAGCCAGCGTCACCTTTGAAGACGGCCGCTTCGGCGCGCCAGCCACCAACCAATCACCGGACTTTTTCGAACTGGCGCGCGAAGTCGCCAAACAGAAGCTGCCGGTCGATCTGCGCGATGGCTTGGCCGTCGTCACCGACAATGAAATGCACGAGCCGGTCTTTCCCAATGGCTGCGCCTCCTGCGAAGTCGAGGTCGATCCAGAAACGGGATGGATCGACATCACTCGCTATTCGGCGGTCGATGATGTCGGCCGCTGCATCAACCCGCTGATCGTCCATGGCCAGACCCATGGCGGCATCGCCCAGGGCGTCGGCCAGGCGATGTGGGAATGGTGTTACCTCGATCCGACGTCGGGGCAGCCGCTGGCCGGGTCGTTCATGGACTATGGCATGCCACGCGCCGACAACATGCCCTCGTTCCGCACGGAGATCGCCGAAGTCCTGTCGCCGACCAATCCGCTTGGCATCAAGGCCGGCGGCGAAGGCGGCACGACCCCTGCCCTTTCAGTCATCGTCAATGCACTGGTCGATGCGCTGCAGGATTACGGCGTGCGCGATATCCCGATGCCGACGACACCCCAGCGCATCTGGCGTCTCATCCACGAAGCCCGCTCGACACCGCGCAAATCTGCTTAG
- the dnaJ gene encoding molecular chaperone DnaJ — protein MAKRDFYEVLGVTKTCTEQDLKLAFRKAAMQHHPDRNPGNVEAEIKFKELNEAYQCLSDGQKRAAYDRFGHAAFENGGGQGGFGADGFASSMADIFEDLFGGVMGGGGRGRQGGGKERGADLRYNLEIALEDAFKGKTAQIKVPTSITCEGCSGSGAKSGSKPKTCSTCGGQGRVRAQQGFFAIERTCPTCQGRGEIIENPCTVCSGAGRVTRERTLSVNIPPGVEDGTRIRLAGEGEAGLRGGPTGDLYIFLSMKPHPFFQRDGADLYCRMPISMVQAALGGEFSVHGIDGSEARLKIPEGTQSGRQFKIRGKGMPVLRSRDVGDLYIQVVVETPQSLTRRQRELLMEFENESSSKTNPEAAGFFARMKDFFGNLSGA, from the coding sequence ATGGCCAAACGCGACTTTTACGAAGTGCTCGGTGTTACCAAAACTTGTACCGAGCAAGATTTGAAGTTGGCGTTCCGCAAGGCGGCGATGCAGCACCATCCCGACCGCAATCCGGGCAATGTTGAAGCCGAGATCAAGTTCAAGGAACTCAACGAGGCCTATCAGTGCCTCTCCGACGGACAGAAGCGCGCCGCCTATGACCGCTTCGGCCATGCCGCCTTCGAAAATGGCGGCGGCCAGGGTGGCTTCGGCGCCGATGGCTTTGCCAGTTCGATGGCGGATATTTTCGAAGATCTGTTTGGCGGTGTGATGGGTGGCGGCGGCCGTGGCCGCCAGGGTGGCGGCAAGGAGCGCGGCGCCGACCTGCGCTACAATCTCGAAATCGCCCTCGAAGACGCCTTCAAAGGCAAGACGGCCCAGATCAAAGTGCCGACCTCGATCACCTGCGAAGGCTGTTCGGGCTCCGGCGCGAAGTCCGGTTCGAAGCCCAAGACCTGTTCGACCTGCGGCGGCCAGGGCCGCGTGCGGGCGCAGCAGGGCTTCTTCGCCATCGAGCGGACCTGCCCGACCTGCCAAGGCCGTGGCGAGATCATCGAAAATCCGTGCACCGTCTGCTCTGGCGCTGGCCGCGTAACGCGCGAGCGCACGCTCTCGGTCAATATCCCGCCGGGTGTCGAGGACGGCACGCGCATTCGCCTTGCTGGCGAAGGCGAAGCTGGCCTGCGCGGTGGCCCGACGGGCGACCTCTACATCTTCCTGTCGATGAAGCCGCATCCGTTCTTCCAACGCGATGGAGCCGACCTCTATTGCCGCATGCCGATTTCTATGGTGCAGGCGGCGCTCGGCGGCGAATTCTCCGTCCATGGCATCGACGGTTCGGAAGCCCGGCTGAAGATTCCCGAAGGCACCCAGTCCGGCCGCCAGTTCAAGATCAGGGGCAAGGGCATGCCGGTCTTGCGTTCGCGCGATGTCGGCGACCTCTATATCCAGGTCGTGGTCGAGACCCCGCAGAGCCTGACGCGACGCCAGCGCGAACTGCTGATGGAATTCGAGAATGAATCCTCCAGCAAGACAAACCCGGAGGCGGCTGGTTTCTTCGCCCGCATGAAAGACTTCTTCGGCAATCTCAGCGGCGCTTAA
- the dnaK gene encoding molecular chaperone DnaK, whose amino-acid sequence MAKVIGIDLGTTNSCVAVMEGTTPKVIENSEGARTTPSIVAFTDDGERLVGQPAKRQAVTNPEKTFFAIKRLIGRSFSDPMTQKDMGLVPYQIIKGGNGDAWVSADGKQYSPSQISAFTLQKMKETAEAYLGQTVTQAVITVPAYFNDAQRQATKDAGKIAGLEVLRIINEPTAAALAYGLDKKAAGTIAVYDLGGGTFDVSILEIGDGVFEVKSTNGDTFLGGEDFDMRLVEYLADEFKKDQGIDLKKDKLALQRLKEAAEKAKIELSSATQTEINLPYITADASGPKHLTLKLTRAKFEALVDDLIQKTIEPCRKALKDAGLTAGEINEVVLVGGMTRMPKVQEVVKSFFGKEPHKGVNPDEVVAIGAAVQAGVLQGDVKDVLLLDVTPLSLGIETLGGVFTRLIDRNTTIPTKKSQVFSTAEDNQTAVTINVFQGEREMAQDNKSLGRFDLQGIPSAPRGIPQIEVTFDIDANGIVNVTAKDKATGKEQQIRIQASGGLSDADIEKMVKDAESHAAEDKQRRELVDAKNHGEASIHQTEKSLVEYGDKVSTADKSAIEGAIATLKTALGGEDTEAIKAATNEIVQASMKLGEAMYKAQADAAAAAGASGAADQAAPKDDVIDADFKEVGGDDKKKNA is encoded by the coding sequence ATGGCTAAAGTGATCGGTATTGACCTCGGCACGACGAATTCGTGCGTCGCGGTGATGGAAGGCACCACGCCGAAGGTAATTGAGAATTCGGAAGGCGCGCGGACCACCCCGTCGATCGTTGCTTTCACAGACGACGGCGAACGCCTCGTCGGCCAGCCGGCCAAGCGCCAGGCGGTCACCAATCCAGAAAAGACATTCTTCGCGATCAAGCGCCTCATCGGCCGCTCGTTCAGCGATCCCATGACCCAGAAGGACATGGGCCTGGTCCCCTACCAGATCATCAAGGGCGGCAACGGCGACGCGTGGGTGTCGGCTGACGGCAAGCAATATTCGCCGTCGCAGATCTCCGCCTTCACCCTGCAGAAGATGAAGGAAACCGCCGAGGCCTATCTCGGCCAGACGGTCACCCAGGCGGTCATCACCGTCCCGGCTTACTTCAACGATGCCCAGCGTCAGGCCACCAAGGACGCCGGCAAGATCGCCGGTCTGGAAGTGCTGCGCATCATCAACGAGCCGACGGCGGCAGCGCTCGCCTATGGTCTCGACAAGAAGGCCGCCGGCACGATCGCGGTCTATGACTTGGGCGGCGGCACGTTCGACGTGTCGATCCTCGAGATTGGCGACGGCGTGTTTGAAGTGAAGTCGACCAACGGCGATACGTTCTTGGGCGGTGAAGACTTCGACATGCGCCTCGTCGAATATCTGGCGGACGAGTTCAAGAAGGACCAGGGCATTGACCTGAAGAAGGACAAGCTCGCCCTGCAGCGCCTGAAGGAAGCCGCTGAAAAGGCCAAGATCGAACTGTCTTCGGCGACGCAGACCGAAATCAACCTGCCCTACATCACCGCTGACGCCTCGGGTCCGAAACATCTGACCCTGAAGCTGACGCGCGCCAAGTTCGAGGCGCTGGTTGACGATCTGATCCAGAAGACCATCGAGCCCTGCCGCAAGGCGTTGAAGGATGCCGGCCTCACCGCTGGCGAGATCAACGAAGTGGTCCTCGTCGGCGGCATGACCCGCATGCCGAAGGTGCAGGAAGTCGTGAAGTCGTTCTTCGGCAAAGAGCCCCACAAGGGCGTCAACCCGGACGAAGTCGTCGCCATCGGCGCCGCTGTCCAGGCCGGCGTGCTGCAAGGCGACGTCAAGGACGTGCTGCTGCTCGACGTGACCCCGCTGTCACTGGGCATCGAGACCCTGGGCGGCGTGTTCACGCGTCTCATTGACCGCAACACGACGATCCCGACGAAGAAGAGCCAGGTGTTCTCCACCGCCGAAGACAATCAGACGGCGGTGACCATCAACGTGTTCCAAGGCGAACGCGAAATGGCGCAGGACAACAAGAGCCTCGGCCGCTTCGACCTGCAGGGTATTCCTTCCGCCCCGCGCGGCATCCCGCAGATCGAGGTCACCTTCGACATCGACGCCAACGGCATCGTCAACGTGACGGCCAAGGACAAAGCCACCGGCAAGGAGCAGCAGATTCGCATCCAAGCTTCCGGCGGCCTGTCGGACGCCGACATCGAGAAGATGGTCAAGGACGCCGAATCGCACGCTGCCGAAGACAAGCAGCGCCGCGAGTTGGTCGACGCTAAGAACCACGGCGAAGCCTCGATCCATCAGACCGAGAAGTCGCTGGTGGAATATGGTGACAAGGTCTCCACCGCTGACAAGAGCGCGATCGAGGGCGCCATCGCGACGCTCAAGACCGCACTGGGCGGCGAGGACACCGAGGCCATCAAGGCCGCGACCAACGAGATCGTGCAGGCTTCGATGAAGCTCGGCGAGGCCATGTACAAGGCTCAGGCTGACGCCGCGGCCGCGGCTGGCGCTTCGGGCGCCGCCGACCAGGCTGCCCCGAAAGACGACGTCATCGACGCTGACTTCAAGGAAGTCGGCGGCGACGACAAGAAAAAGAACGCCTAA
- a CDS encoding ABC transporter substrate-binding protein, translating to MSLPTVELICFPGAPNLPIFVARDKGWFRDNGIDINLSTTPNSAFQAENLASGKFHIAGTAFDNVVAYQEGQGAVPLKDTDFFAFMGATQVELAFITQADIKSYADVRGKNLALDALSTGFAFVLYEMLAKNGLTKADYQMQPVGATPARWEAVKAGTHAGTLTIEPFTSIARNQGFHVLDTSTQVFPAYQGGGFAARRAWAAANPDALKGFIRGYLAGLAWTLDPANKEEATQVLLANMPEIKPQVAPAVMASLLSPRSGLTPKAAMLMDGVATVLDLRSRYGAGAKLSDPAKYIDLTYYNQVVAG from the coding sequence GTGAGCCTGCCAACCGTCGAATTGATCTGCTTTCCCGGCGCGCCGAACCTGCCAATCTTCGTCGCCCGCGACAAAGGCTGGTTTCGCGACAACGGCATCGACATCAATCTGTCGACGACGCCGAACTCAGCTTTCCAGGCCGAGAACCTCGCCAGTGGCAAGTTTCACATCGCCGGCACGGCGTTCGACAATGTGGTCGCCTATCAGGAAGGCCAGGGCGCGGTGCCGCTGAAGGACACGGACTTCTTCGCCTTCATGGGCGCGACGCAAGTCGAACTCGCCTTCATCACCCAGGCCGACATCAAGAGCTACGCCGATGTCAGAGGCAAGAACCTCGCCCTTGATGCGCTATCGACCGGCTTCGCCTTCGTTCTCTACGAGATGCTGGCGAAGAACGGGCTGACCAAGGCCGACTATCAGATGCAGCCAGTCGGCGCGACGCCGGCACGCTGGGAGGCGGTGAAGGCCGGCACCCATGCCGGCACCCTGACGATTGAGCCGTTCACCAGCATCGCCCGCAACCAGGGCTTTCATGTTCTGGACACATCAACCCAGGTATTCCCAGCCTATCAGGGCGGTGGCTTTGCGGCGCGCCGCGCCTGGGCCGCGGCCAATCCGGACGCGCTCAAGGGCTTCATCCGTGGCTATCTCGCCGGTCTCGCCTGGACGCTTGATCCCGCCAACAAGGAAGAAGCCACGCAGGTCCTCCTCGCCAACATGCCGGAAATCAAACCGCAGGTGGCGCCAGCCGTCATGGCTTCGCTGCTCTCGCCGCGCTCCGGCCTGACGCCGAAGGCGGCGATGCTGATGGACGGCGTCGCCACCGTGCTCGACCTGCGCTCGCGCTATGGCGCTGGCGCCAAGCTGAGCGACCCGGCCAAATATATCGACCTGACCTATTACAATCAGGTCGTTGCCGGCTGA